A genomic window from Streptomyces sp. MST-110588 includes:
- a CDS encoding acyl carrier protein yields MPDTPDHQAELTRIISAVTDVPADTLTGSSRFRDLDSWSSLVALRLLTTVEAHFGVQLTLRQYFRTETVDELAAMITVGSTRPCA; encoded by the coding sequence GTGCCCGACACCCCTGACCACCAGGCCGAACTGACCCGGATCATCTCGGCGGTGACCGACGTCCCCGCCGACACGCTCACCGGCAGCTCACGCTTTCGCGACCTGGACAGTTGGAGCAGCCTGGTCGCGCTGCGGCTGCTCACCACTGTCGAGGCCCACTTCGGCGTCCAACTGACGCTCCGGCAGTACTTCCGGACCGAGACCGTGGACGAACTGGCGGCCATGATCACGGTCGGCTCGACGCGTCCCTGCGCATGA
- a CDS encoding HAD-IIIC family phosphatase produces the protein MDDLLARVRRLAAPDAVPDPALPAELTRTPDVALVREAGRRLAGADSRLLVPPGRQPRDLRVAVVSSFTADNLLPLLRVFLLAAGVTPEFHLTAPDQQLMELGGADSGLADFDPELTLCLVHEHVFLPQEWDPTDLPALRDAVRERWEAFAAAVHAFADRGAGVLAVHTVPLPVHHLHTVVAHRSRSGVSRIWYDLNTRMLELAERLGPVEVLDLQTLLTGLAAPLRDERLHLFAGMAWSPDVEHLYAREAAGLARAVTGLAKKCLVLDLDNTLWGGVLGDDGPENIDIGPMYPGNAYAALQRTVLALRRQGVLLAVASKNDAALVSRVFAEHPELVLREKDFVAVRASWDAKDGSIKEIAAELNIGLDAMVFLDDSPFECDLVRGALPQVDVVRADNDPALHVNRLLAGGHFDVLTTTGTDQRRTELYRARARRRQWSAGRETSQDYLAGLGLRVRIRTADAYLLPRVVQLGERTNQFNLVGRAFPEAQTRRMAESDTHQVLAFEVSDRFGQEGVVGAVWLSRHPGHWLIENAVMSCRVFSRGIEFAVLQTVADAARAAGMNRLEAAFRDSGRNGPAERFLAKAGFAQLPHAAPGPQGTARRVLPLDPPPVLAPAWITVDDEG, from the coding sequence GTGGACGACCTGCTGGCGCGGGTACGGCGACTGGCCGCCCCCGATGCCGTACCCGATCCGGCCCTGCCGGCGGAACTGACCCGTACGCCCGACGTCGCCCTGGTCCGGGAGGCCGGCCGGCGCCTGGCCGGTGCCGACAGCCGACTGCTGGTCCCGCCCGGCCGTCAGCCGCGTGACCTGCGTGTGGCCGTGGTCTCCTCATTCACCGCCGACAACCTGCTGCCCCTGTTACGGGTGTTCCTCCTGGCGGCCGGAGTCACTCCCGAGTTCCACCTCACCGCGCCGGACCAGCAGCTCATGGAACTGGGCGGGGCCGACTCCGGGCTGGCCGACTTCGACCCCGAACTGACCCTGTGCCTGGTGCACGAGCACGTCTTCCTGCCCCAGGAGTGGGATCCGACGGACCTTCCGGCACTCCGGGACGCGGTACGGGAGCGGTGGGAGGCGTTCGCCGCGGCGGTGCACGCCTTCGCCGACCGTGGTGCCGGCGTCCTGGCGGTACACACCGTCCCACTGCCGGTGCACCATCTGCACACCGTCGTCGCCCACCGGTCCCGCTCCGGTGTGAGCCGCATCTGGTACGACCTCAATACGCGGATGCTCGAACTCGCCGAGCGGCTCGGACCGGTGGAGGTGCTGGACCTCCAAACGCTGCTGACGGGCCTCGCGGCTCCGCTGCGGGACGAGCGGCTGCACCTCTTCGCCGGCATGGCGTGGTCACCGGACGTCGAGCACTTGTACGCCAGGGAGGCGGCCGGGCTCGCCCGCGCCGTGACCGGACTGGCGAAGAAGTGCCTCGTACTGGACCTCGACAACACCCTGTGGGGCGGCGTGCTCGGGGACGACGGGCCCGAGAACATCGACATCGGGCCGATGTATCCGGGGAACGCCTACGCCGCCCTCCAGCGCACCGTCCTCGCGCTCAGGCGACAGGGCGTCCTGCTCGCGGTCGCCAGCAAGAACGACGCCGCCCTGGTGTCCCGCGTGTTCGCCGAGCACCCCGAACTGGTCTTGCGGGAGAAGGACTTCGTGGCGGTCAGGGCGAGCTGGGACGCCAAGGACGGCAGCATCAAGGAGATCGCCGCTGAACTCAACATCGGTCTGGACGCCATGGTCTTCCTCGACGATTCCCCCTTCGAATGCGACCTGGTGCGCGGTGCGCTGCCGCAGGTGGACGTCGTGCGGGCAGACAACGACCCCGCCCTGCACGTCAACCGCCTCCTGGCCGGCGGGCACTTCGACGTGCTGACGACGACCGGCACCGATCAGCGGCGTACGGAGCTGTACCGGGCCCGGGCGCGCCGCAGGCAGTGGTCGGCGGGCCGGGAGACGTCCCAGGACTACCTGGCAGGGCTCGGTCTGCGGGTCAGGATCCGTACGGCCGACGCCTATCTGCTGCCCCGGGTCGTCCAGCTCGGCGAACGTACCAATCAGTTCAACCTGGTCGGGCGGGCGTTCCCGGAGGCGCAGACCCGGCGGATGGCGGAGTCGGACACCCATCAGGTGCTGGCGTTCGAGGTCAGCGACCGATTCGGCCAGGAAGGTGTCGTCGGTGCCGTATGGCTGTCCCGGCACCCCGGCCACTGGCTCATCGAGAACGCCGTGATGAGCTGCCGGGTCTTTTCCCGGGGCATCGAGTTCGCGGTGCTGCAGACCGTGGCGGACGCGGCCCGTGCCGCGGGCATGAACCGGCTGGAGGCAGCCTTCCGCGACAGCGGCCGCAACGGGCCCGCCGAGCGGTTCCTGGCCAAGGCGGGGTTCGCCCAACTGCCGCACGCCGCGCCCGGTCCGCAGGGAACGGCCCGGCGCGTGCTCCCGCTGGACCCCCCGCCGGTACTCGCCCCGGCGTGGATCACCGTAGATGACGAAGGATGA
- a CDS encoding 3-oxoacyl-[acyl-carrier-protein] synthase III C-terminal domain-containing protein, with protein sequence MSFGIVATGHALGRPVTVAELVATTGADADKLRGWGYRRLYRAEDGVGITDLATRAADAALRRAAVTAGELDLVVVAVPDVAEYLYWDAAAALQGRLAARRAEALLINQACGGGVSAFDTVAGRFATHPGHRTALVVAANRVVDAYWDRTETGTSLSSDGAVAAVLRRDHPACAWLATETISDGRYADFMRMESGGAAHPFAPDRKAPGVAPLLDRMDTFFEGDGAATYEFVTLMHTRNREVLERVCARTGTPLGSVERVLYLHDNLKSFNDLAKELGVPLHRTNAGIAMEFGHFGTADQLLSLERLLATGELVTGDVVALLSMGSGAHWTCTLLRV encoded by the coding sequence ATGTCATTCGGGATCGTGGCCACCGGCCACGCGCTGGGCCGTCCGGTGACCGTCGCCGAGCTGGTCGCGACCACCGGCGCGGACGCGGACAAACTGCGGGGCTGGGGTTACCGGCGGCTGTACCGGGCCGAGGACGGCGTGGGGATCACGGATCTGGCCACCCGGGCCGCCGACGCCGCGTTGCGCCGGGCGGCGGTCACCGCCGGAGAACTTGATCTCGTCGTGGTAGCGGTACCGGACGTCGCCGAGTACCTCTACTGGGACGCCGCGGCGGCCCTACAGGGCCGACTGGCGGCCCGTCGGGCGGAAGCGCTGTTGATCAACCAGGCGTGTGGCGGTGGGGTGAGCGCCTTCGACACGGTGGCCGGCCGGTTCGCCACGCACCCCGGCCACCGGACGGCGCTGGTCGTCGCGGCCAACCGGGTGGTCGATGCGTACTGGGACCGTACGGAGACCGGCACGTCCCTGTCCTCGGACGGCGCGGTGGCGGCCGTACTGCGGCGTGACCACCCGGCGTGCGCTTGGCTGGCCACCGAAACCATCAGCGACGGCCGGTACGCGGACTTCATGCGGATGGAGAGCGGGGGAGCCGCCCACCCCTTCGCCCCGGACCGGAAGGCCCCGGGCGTGGCCCCTCTCCTCGACCGGATGGATACGTTCTTCGAGGGTGACGGCGCGGCCACCTACGAGTTCGTCACCTTGATGCACACCCGCAACCGCGAGGTCCTGGAGCGCGTGTGCGCCCGCACGGGGACGCCTCTCGGGTCGGTTGAACGGGTGCTCTACCTCCACGACAACCTCAAGTCGTTCAACGACCTGGCCAAGGAACTGGGCGTGCCGCTGCATCGCACCAACGCCGGCATCGCCATGGAGTTCGGCCACTTCGGGACAGCCGATCAGCTCCTGAGCCTGGAGCGGCTGCTGGCCACCGGAGAACTGGTGACCGGCGACGTCGTGGCCCTGCTGAGCATGGGCAGCGGCGCCCACTGGACCTGCACCCTGCTGCGCGTGTGA
- a CDS encoding M28 family peptidase, with protein MTKTPRHTPLRANTLVTLAAGTLLAPLLAALPAHADTGPTAENLAWTMSRAVTGDGAWRHLRAISKATTDNAGHRDSGSAGYDKSAEYVTRVLTKAGYKVQRQEFTFRDYRIESETGSVLAPSARKLHPVIARFSRSTPQGGLTAQLSGLSGKKTGCGPQDYAGTDVRGKIVLVDVGDCFITQKQMVAAQAGATAMLMNVNSPNPELNLRYRMVPPEDARIPTATLSRAETEQLRADAAAGPVRLTVDLRGTEKTTKTYNLLADTPTGRAENTVVMGAHLDSVDTTPGMNDNAAAAAMLLESAVQLRPYAGHLKNRVRFAWWAGEEKALSGSQYYVDQLTTEQRRQTALYLNLEMIGSPNFARQVYNGRTDTGPGPAGSERIHELVSGHFAEQGLPTVGLNLDGRSDHAPFVSAGIPAGGVNAGSDTVKSPQWAELFGGTAGQMLDPCYHQSCDTIDNVNKTIFDQNGRAMAWAMGRFAVDTSDINGAGTAAE; from the coding sequence ATGACGAAGACACCCCGGCACACGCCCTTGCGTGCCAACACACTGGTCACACTGGCCGCCGGCACCCTGCTGGCACCTCTGCTCGCCGCACTGCCGGCGCACGCGGACACCGGCCCGACCGCTGAGAACCTGGCCTGGACGATGTCCCGGGCCGTCACGGGCGACGGCGCCTGGCGTCACCTGCGGGCGATCAGCAAGGCGACCACGGACAACGCCGGCCACAGGGACTCGGGATCGGCGGGCTATGACAAGTCCGCCGAGTACGTGACCCGCGTCCTGACCAAGGCCGGATACAAGGTGCAACGGCAGGAGTTCACGTTCCGGGACTACCGGATCGAGTCGGAGACGGGATCCGTCCTCGCGCCGTCGGCACGGAAGCTGCATCCGGTCATCGCCCGCTTCTCACGTTCCACCCCGCAAGGCGGCCTGACCGCCCAGCTCTCCGGCCTGTCCGGAAAGAAAACGGGCTGTGGTCCGCAGGACTACGCCGGGACGGACGTCAGGGGAAAGATCGTCCTGGTCGACGTGGGCGACTGTTTCATCACGCAGAAGCAGATGGTGGCGGCGCAGGCCGGTGCGACCGCCATGCTGATGAACGTCAATTCGCCCAACCCCGAACTGAACCTCCGGTACCGCATGGTGCCGCCCGAGGACGCCAGGATCCCCACCGCGACCCTCTCCCGTGCCGAGACCGAGCAGCTCAGGGCCGACGCCGCCGCAGGACCCGTGAGACTCACCGTGGATCTGCGCGGCACCGAGAAGACGACCAAGACCTACAACCTGCTGGCCGACACCCCGACCGGCAGGGCCGAGAACACCGTGGTGATGGGCGCCCACCTGGACAGCGTGGACACCACACCCGGCATGAACGACAACGCCGCGGCGGCAGCGATGCTGCTGGAGAGCGCCGTCCAGCTCCGCCCGTACGCCGGTCACCTCAAGAACCGGGTTCGCTTCGCCTGGTGGGCGGGTGAGGAAAAGGCACTGTCCGGGTCCCAGTACTACGTCGACCAGCTCACCACCGAGCAACGCCGTCAGACGGCGCTCTACCTGAACCTGGAGATGATCGGCTCACCGAACTTCGCCCGCCAGGTCTACAACGGCCGCACCGACACCGGGCCCGGCCCGGCCGGCTCCGAGCGGATCCACGAGCTGGTCAGCGGCCACTTCGCCGAGCAGGGCCTGCCGACCGTCGGACTGAATCTCGACGGCCGGTCCGATCACGCCCCGTTCGTCTCCGCCGGGATACCGGCCGGCGGCGTCAACGCGGGCAGCGACACGGTCAAGTCACCGCAGTGGGCGGAGCTGTTCGGCGGCACGGCGGGACAGATGCTCGACCCGTGCTACCACCAGAGCTGCGACACCATCGACAACGTCAACAAGACGATCTTCGACCAGAACGGCCGGGCGATGGCCTGGGCCATGGGCCGGTTCGCCGTCGACACCTCCGACATCAACGGAGCGGGCACCGCGGCCGAGTAG
- a CDS encoding condensation domain-containing protein → MAGGGARVLAAAGLRPQLTLTHGTGATAARVLRGEGDLFRALDAVAAPAAPPEPPDPDALRTALAGLGAQPVITDLSEGSALSGLVAQEPYAALATSPARALLAVHLHGHTVDWRAGLGRAPRRRLELPVAALREDHCWPVVAPADGPAANTPAADDVPDTVPASVPGPAVAAQGAASSADGVAETVLAFARDVLKEPGLSLSDDFFQVGGNSLNGTQMISRINERFATNLEVLDLFDLPDLRALAEWVAEQSAAPATATPVITTPATPAPATAVPSATDSAPTPAPVRETGQQGPLSGPQTAIWAADRLDPESGTYNVPAALLLDADFDADLGAAELADRLTRLARRHPMLRAGLRDTPDGPRQVITPADEVRVELEHRELDLTAWTEADGRAELLDRLRALVAQPLSLYDRLPSRHQLVRVHFADRRRTVLLLTYHHLFVDGWSWRLLFRDLADDTGGEPPEPKRGYLDHVHEQRELLGQEAGRRLERFWSDYLDGAPYVPLPADREATGTRDRAVGTELLSPIDQELAESIRGLARRERCTPHMVMLAAWAALLWRIGGERDVTVAVPTAGRAPADETVVGNYANVIAVRVRVRPDEPFSALLAAVRETSLTTLAHQGLPTDRIRRIARPGSADPLAPTMFGFNSDVEPLHRLGEAGPAVELLDVGQGAAAFPLSVVVLEYGGEMRARFQYDPELFASATVRDWLEAYRLLLARLADQGPDARTSALSDPGADDGPADGNAVGRPGRGAGPYVPPDTEAEQLLAELWARHLGQDRVGRTDDFFDLGGDSVTAIAVASEAGRQGLMVRPRTILDLRTLHAVAARTVRSQDGGNASPTDSCASGAQETAGTPDEVTTDSCQVDLTPAQREFLERGAVRPDHWNHGVLYSARRPLDLPAVEQALGLLARRHPVLRARYHHTNGTWTQSADGVAPVVTAFDLRGTDAERVSAELDELATGLHESLDLRTGPVCRAGLFRLPAGLPDQLLLVVHHTVVDLYSWNILTEELSVLLRDGQETHLGPTGPSYLEWARRLADHVRSRPGQLDGSYWLDRTWGEGSQVPVVPDGARGVEGNTRELVTDCGALPATGAGITAYERLLAAAGSAFQEWLGAKGGEVAVRLVGHGREDLVPGLDLGRTVGYFNTAFPFALALPGRRDSAAHTAYVAGELRSVPRRGFDFEALRWFHPDAAVRRALAAVPVPQVLFSFWGTPAFLQAGWGADTDGVLTDVRTELVGRDRAFDMERPCPLEIYPSVVDGRVRVRWQYSGEVFSKQRIQDLANAFDAALADHPTA, encoded by the coding sequence GTGGCTGGTGGCGGGGCGCGGGTCCTGGCGGCAGCCGGGCTGCGACCGCAGTTGACCCTCACGCACGGCACCGGGGCGACGGCGGCCCGGGTGCTCCGGGGCGAGGGCGACCTGTTCCGTGCCCTGGACGCGGTGGCGGCCCCGGCCGCGCCGCCCGAGCCACCGGACCCGGACGCGCTGCGCACCGCGCTGGCCGGCCTGGGCGCGCAGCCGGTGATCACCGACCTGTCCGAGGGCAGCGCGCTGTCCGGCCTCGTGGCGCAGGAGCCGTACGCCGCACTGGCCACCTCACCCGCGCGGGCGCTCCTGGCAGTCCATCTCCACGGACACACCGTCGACTGGCGTGCGGGGCTGGGGCGCGCCCCGCGCCGACGGCTCGAACTGCCGGTCGCCGCCCTCCGGGAGGACCACTGCTGGCCGGTGGTGGCACCGGCGGACGGCCCGGCCGCAAACACTCCCGCGGCGGACGACGTACCGGACACCGTGCCCGCGTCCGTGCCCGGCCCGGCGGTGGCGGCCCAGGGGGCGGCTTCGTCGGCGGACGGGGTCGCCGAGACCGTGCTCGCCTTCGCCCGCGACGTGCTCAAGGAGCCGGGGCTGAGCCTGTCGGACGACTTCTTCCAGGTCGGCGGCAACTCATTGAACGGGACGCAGATGATCTCGCGTATCAACGAGCGCTTCGCCACGAACCTTGAGGTGCTCGACCTCTTCGACCTGCCGGACCTGCGTGCCCTGGCCGAGTGGGTGGCCGAGCAGAGCGCCGCACCGGCCACCGCCACACCGGTCATCACGACACCGGCCACCCCCGCGCCGGCCACCGCGGTGCCGTCCGCCACGGACTCCGCGCCCACCCCTGCCCCGGTCCGTGAGACGGGCCAACAGGGCCCGCTGTCCGGCCCGCAGACAGCGATCTGGGCGGCGGACCGGCTCGACCCGGAGTCGGGCACCTACAACGTGCCTGCGGCACTGCTGCTCGACGCGGATTTCGATGCGGACCTGGGCGCGGCGGAACTCGCCGACCGCCTGACCCGGCTCGCGCGCCGCCACCCCATGCTCCGCGCCGGTCTGCGGGACACCCCGGACGGACCCCGGCAGGTGATCACACCGGCCGACGAGGTCCGCGTGGAACTGGAGCACCGGGAACTCGACCTGACCGCCTGGACCGAGGCGGACGGCAGGGCCGAACTCCTGGACCGCCTCCGCGCCCTGGTCGCACAGCCGCTGTCGCTGTACGACCGGCTTCCCAGCCGCCATCAACTGGTACGGGTCCACTTCGCGGACCGCCGGCGCACCGTACTGCTGCTGACCTACCACCACCTGTTCGTCGACGGCTGGTCCTGGCGGCTGCTGTTCCGGGACCTGGCCGACGACACGGGCGGCGAGCCCCCCGAGCCCAAGCGCGGCTACCTCGACCACGTGCACGAGCAGCGGGAGTTGCTGGGACAGGAAGCGGGACGCCGCCTGGAGCGCTTCTGGTCCGACTACCTCGACGGCGCTCCGTATGTACCGTTGCCGGCGGACCGGGAGGCCACGGGCACCCGGGACCGTGCGGTGGGCACCGAACTCCTCTCGCCCATCGATCAGGAACTGGCGGAATCCATCCGCGGCCTGGCACGGCGGGAGCGCTGCACACCGCACATGGTGATGCTGGCCGCGTGGGCGGCACTGCTGTGGAGGATCGGCGGTGAGCGGGACGTCACCGTCGCCGTGCCGACGGCCGGCCGCGCGCCCGCGGACGAGACCGTGGTCGGCAACTACGCCAACGTCATCGCGGTCCGGGTCCGGGTCCGGCCGGACGAGCCGTTCTCCGCCCTGCTGGCCGCGGTGCGGGAAACCTCACTGACCACCCTCGCGCACCAAGGGCTGCCCACCGACCGGATCCGGCGGATCGCCCGGCCCGGTTCCGCCGATCCGCTGGCCCCGACCATGTTCGGCTTCAACAGCGACGTGGAACCGCTGCACCGGCTGGGAGAGGCAGGGCCGGCGGTCGAACTGCTCGACGTCGGCCAGGGAGCGGCGGCCTTCCCGCTCAGCGTGGTGGTGCTCGAATACGGCGGGGAGATGCGGGCCCGCTTCCAGTACGACCCCGAGCTGTTCGCATCCGCAACCGTGCGGGACTGGCTGGAGGCGTACCGCCTGCTACTGGCACGACTGGCCGACCAGGGACCGGACGCACGGACATCGGCGCTCTCGGATCCCGGCGCCGACGACGGACCGGCGGACGGGAACGCCGTCGGCCGCCCCGGGCGGGGAGCAGGGCCGTACGTCCCACCGGACACCGAAGCCGAACAGCTCCTGGCCGAGTTGTGGGCGCGGCACCTCGGGCAGGACCGGGTGGGCCGCACCGATGACTTCTTCGATCTGGGCGGAGACTCCGTCACCGCGATCGCCGTCGCATCGGAAGCCGGGCGCCAGGGGCTGATGGTACGGCCCCGGACCATCCTGGACCTGCGCACACTGCACGCGGTGGCCGCTCGTACGGTGCGCAGCCAGGACGGCGGGAACGCCTCCCCGACCGATTCCTGCGCCTCCGGAGCGCAGGAGACGGCGGGCACGCCGGACGAAGTGACGACGGACTCCTGCCAAGTCGACCTCACCCCCGCCCAGCGTGAGTTCCTGGAGCGCGGCGCGGTGCGGCCCGACCACTGGAACCATGGCGTGCTCTACAGCGCGCGACGGCCGCTGGACCTGCCCGCCGTCGAGCAGGCACTGGGCCTCCTGGCGCGACGGCACCCCGTACTGCGCGCCAGGTACCACCACACGAACGGCACATGGACCCAGTCGGCGGACGGCGTGGCACCCGTTGTGACCGCGTTCGACCTGCGCGGAACCGACGCGGAGCGGGTGTCCGCGGAGCTGGACGAGCTGGCCACCGGCTTGCACGAGTCGCTGGACCTGCGTACGGGACCGGTGTGCCGGGCCGGGCTGTTCCGGCTGCCGGCCGGACTGCCCGACCAGTTGCTGCTGGTCGTCCACCACACCGTGGTCGACCTGTACTCCTGGAACATCCTCACCGAGGAACTGTCCGTGCTGCTGCGGGACGGCCAGGAGACGCACCTCGGCCCGACCGGCCCTTCCTACTTGGAGTGGGCACGCCGGCTGGCCGACCATGTTCGCAGCCGCCCCGGGCAACTGGACGGATCGTACTGGCTGGACCGCACCTGGGGTGAGGGCTCGCAGGTGCCGGTCGTCCCGGACGGCGCGCGCGGGGTCGAAGGCAACACCCGGGAACTGGTCACCGATTGCGGGGCACTCCCGGCCACCGGGGCGGGGATCACCGCGTACGAGCGGCTGCTGGCCGCGGCCGGCAGCGCCTTCCAGGAATGGCTGGGAGCAAAAGGCGGGGAAGTCGCCGTCCGGCTGGTCGGCCACGGACGCGAGGACCTGGTCCCCGGTCTGGACCTGGGACGCACCGTCGGCTACTTCAACACAGCCTTCCCGTTCGCCCTGGCCCTGCCGGGCCGCCGGGACAGCGCCGCGCACACGGCGTACGTGGCGGGCGAGCTGCGGTCGGTGCCGCGGCGCGGATTCGACTTCGAGGCGCTGCGGTGGTTCCACCCGGACGCCGCGGTACGCCGGGCGCTGGCGGCCGTGCCGGTTCCGCAGGTGCTCTTCTCCTTCTGGGGAACACCGGCGTTCCTTCAAGCGGGGTGGGGCGCGGACACCGACGGCGTGCTCACCGACGTACGCACCGAACTCGTAGGGCGGGACCGCGCCTTCGACATGGAACGCCCCTGCCCGCTGGAGATCTACCCCAGCGTCGTCGACGGACGGGTACGCGTCCGCTGGCAGTACAGCGGCGAGGTGTTCAGCAAGCAGCGGATCCAGGACCTGGCGAACGCCTTCGACGCCGCCCTCGCAGACCACCCGACCGCGTGA
- a CDS encoding polyketide synthase, with product MNTTEESATLAVIGAAFELPQCTDWRALTALLREGRDTLRPFPGKRAEATGVRHDDAGRAGGWIDDVTGFDHRYFGLSKAEAELIDPRQRRMLHLAVRAVGEAGYRPSELAGSDTAVLVAGYGGPHPSLSDLLPAHERRTGAARTGSLHAYAAGRIAYHLDLRGPAQVIDTSCSSFLVALHEARWKLARGESALALVGGYELVLGPVPRRTTSAEGMGVLSPTDRCRPFDSAADGTAYGEGGGFVLVKRLADALRDGDTISAVIRGSAVNQDARRSTGLTAPSPAAQTEVIAAAWKDAGVPPSTIGYIEAHGTGTKIGDPIEIQGLAQAWTAHSRGVVPVSSAKANFGHLGCMASFAGLLRVIAQFRAGEVFPTANFTEPNPLLSMERVPLRIADRREGWPTTDGPRRAAVSSFGLSGTNAHMVLEQGPVPAASAAYEPAERLVVLSARDTAALHQQVRRLRRQVAEDVAGFDLAAACEVLTAGREHFPYRCGWVVRDSTDLLDRLGTALHDPARTPAPTEGTPPPLVAVLGDVPDVRLDRLREYATAYPAFARVVSEAAERIPADDWSPAQRALLWLVAGRGSWRQPGCDRS from the coding sequence ATGAACACCACAGAAGAGTCCGCGACACTGGCGGTCATCGGTGCCGCGTTCGAACTGCCCCAGTGCACCGACTGGCGGGCACTGACCGCTCTCCTGCGCGAGGGGCGCGACACCCTTCGGCCGTTTCCCGGCAAGCGGGCCGAAGCCACCGGCGTACGCCATGACGATGCCGGCCGGGCAGGTGGCTGGATCGATGACGTCACCGGTTTCGACCACCGCTACTTCGGCCTCTCCAAGGCCGAGGCCGAATTGATCGATCCACGGCAGCGGCGCATGCTGCACCTCGCCGTACGGGCCGTCGGTGAGGCCGGGTACCGGCCTTCGGAACTCGCGGGCAGCGACACCGCGGTACTGGTGGCCGGGTACGGTGGCCCGCACCCGAGCCTTTCCGACCTGCTGCCCGCCCACGAGCGGCGGACCGGTGCGGCGAGGACCGGCAGCCTCCACGCGTACGCGGCCGGACGCATCGCCTATCACCTGGATCTGCGCGGACCGGCCCAGGTCATCGACACGTCCTGCTCCTCGTTCCTGGTCGCCCTGCACGAGGCGCGCTGGAAGCTGGCCCGGGGCGAGAGCGCCCTGGCCCTGGTCGGGGGGTACGAGCTGGTGCTCGGCCCGGTGCCGCGGCGCACCACCAGCGCCGAGGGCATGGGCGTCCTGTCGCCCACCGACCGGTGCCGCCCCTTCGACAGCGCCGCGGACGGCACCGCTTACGGCGAAGGCGGCGGGTTCGTCCTGGTCAAACGGCTTGCGGACGCGCTGCGGGACGGCGACACGATCTCCGCGGTGATCCGCGGCAGTGCCGTGAACCAGGACGCGCGGCGCAGCACCGGGCTGACCGCTCCCAGCCCGGCCGCGCAGACCGAGGTGATAGCGGCTGCCTGGAAAGACGCGGGTGTCCCACCGAGCACGATCGGGTACATCGAGGCCCACGGCACCGGTACGAAGATCGGCGACCCCATCGAGATCCAGGGGCTCGCCCAGGCATGGACCGCGCATTCCCGGGGCGTGGTTCCGGTCTCCTCGGCCAAGGCGAACTTCGGGCACCTGGGCTGCATGGCCTCCTTCGCGGGGCTGCTGCGGGTCATCGCCCAGTTCCGGGCCGGGGAAGTCTTTCCCACGGCCAATTTCACCGAGCCCAACCCGCTGCTCTCGATGGAGCGGGTCCCGCTGAGGATCGCCGACCGGCGTGAGGGCTGGCCGACGACCGACGGCCCCCGGCGTGCCGCGGTCAGCAGTTTCGGGCTGAGCGGCACCAACGCGCACATGGTCCTCGAACAGGGCCCGGTCCCCGCCGCGTCGGCCGCGTACGAACCCGCGGAACGGCTGGTCGTCCTGTCGGCCCGCGACACGGCCGCACTCCACCAGCAGGTGCGGCGGCTGCGCCGGCAAGTGGCCGAGGATGTGGCCGGGTTCGACCTGGCAGCGGCCTGTGAGGTGCTGACCGCGGGCCGCGAGCACTTCCCGTACCGGTGCGGCTGGGTGGTCCGTGACAGCACGGACCTGCTCGACAGGCTCGGCACGGCGTTGCACGACCCCGCTCGGACGCCGGCACCCACCGAGGGCACGCCGCCCCCATTGGTGGCGGTCCTGGGCGATGTCCCGGACGTGCGGCTCGACAGGTTGCGGGAGTACGCCACTGCCTACCCGGCCTTCGCCCGCGTCGTCTCCGAGGCCGCGGAACGGATACCGGCCGATGACTGGTCCCCCGCCCAGCGGGCGCTCCTGTGGCTGGTGGCGGGGCGCGGGTCCTGGCGGCAGCCGGGCTGCGACCGCAGTTGA